One segment of Clarias gariepinus isolate MV-2021 ecotype Netherlands chromosome 6, CGAR_prim_01v2, whole genome shotgun sequence DNA contains the following:
- the ilf3a gene encoding interleukin enhancer-binding factor 3a, protein MECVWDEQEAYDELLYWDSLIQEGHTLHPRDYNRYEELRYWYECVCYEDKLRQYHACVAEMQQREAEAPPPDPEKLLPQRLFVIEDRHVKTKHASVYPCAEELQAVQSMVSQVESALKTVANWLNGQEAASAGNKLQGVRRVGLVAKGLLLKQDMDLELVLLCSETPTHKLLSTISNKLQEVMKSETEDEYVIAVAGEDAAVTVRSVTEPVLNMMIRVSSPVVRERAERGQSREAPPGALDSNKCLESLASLRHAKWFQAKVNNLHSSVMVIRILRDLCTRVPTWAPLKGWVLELLCERALATSDRPMGPGEALRRVLECIASGILLEDGPGISDPCERAGVDASAHLTPQQREDITQSAQFALRLMAFGQIHKVLGMNRLSTKVGHMYSDTLISQTTAPGLSVVKRPLESTTEEESSSSKVPRKELVVVEPSNAVMILNQLHPGLLYRLMSQTGPEHSPQFTMAIEVKGKSYEATGSSKRNAKLLVAQKALHALGVLVTPTETTPTNQTNQTGDQETVVTGTNRPASAGGDGVEVTLQGGPILTKHGKNPVMELNEKRRSLKYEVVSVKGRFNDKIFTIEVEVDGEKFQGSGSNKKVAKANAALAALEKLFPNDNPESQKKKKFPLMSYGGMGGVSFTAGRGRGRGRGRGFITKGSTFKGSQEDQSVSDSHTPVYQAVPPPSSGYYSQHSHEYGQYRKNPQNQNSGQNQESLVGPDYGYGYQNTQNYNYGAYSNQSTFGSGGPGAENYGYQQSAYPNLGGYSSSNTNYSYK, encoded by the exons atggagtgtgtgtgggatgAGCAGGAGGCTTATGACGAGCTGCTGTACTGGGACTCACTGATTCAGGAGGGACACACACTCCACCCACGTGACTAcaacag gtatgaGGAGCTGCGGTACTggtacgagtgtgtgtgttatgaggATAAGCTGAGGCAGTACCACGCGTGTGTGGCTGAGATGCAGCAGAGAGAAgctgaggctccgccccctgacCCG gagaAGCTGCTCCCTCAGCGCCTCTTTGTCATCGAGGATCGTCATGTTAAGACGAAGCACGCGAGTGTGTACCCGTGCGCGGAGGAGCTGCAGGCGGTGCAGAGCATGGTGTCTCAGGTGGAGAGCGCGCTGAAGACCGTCGCTAACTGGCTGAACGGACAGGAGGCCGCGAG tgcgGGTAATAAGCTGCAGGGGGTCCGCAGGGTGGGTTTGGTGGCGAAGGGTTTGTTGCTGAAGCAGGACATGGACCTGGAGCTCGTGCTGCTCTGCAGCGAAACACCGACACACAAACTACTAAGCACCATCAGCAACAAACTACAGGAGGTCATGAAG AGCGAGACGGAGGATGAGTACGTAATCGCCGTGGCGGGTGAGGACGCTGCTGTAACGGTGCGCTCTGTAACAGAGCCGGTGTTAAACATGATGATCCGTGTCTCATCCCCTGTGGTGAGGGAGCGGGCGGAGCGCGGGCAGTCcagag AAGCTCCGCCCGGCGCTCTGGACTCAAACAAATGCCTGGAGTCTCTCGCGTCTCTGCGCCACGCCAAGTGGTTCCAG gCTAAAGTTAACAATCTGCATTCGAGTGTGATGGTTATCCGCATCCTGAGAGACCTGTGTACCCGCGTGCCGACCTGGGCCCCGCTCAAAggatgg gtgttggAGCTGCTATGCGAGAGAGCGTTAGCGACGAGTGATCGGCCGATGGGACCCGGAGAGGCGCTGCGGAGAGTGCTGGAGTGTATCGCCTCTGGAATACTGCTGgagg atggTCCTGGTATTTCTGACCCGTGTGAGAGGGCAGGTGTGGATGCGAGCGCCCATCTTACGCCCCAGCAGAGGGAGGACATTACCCAGAGTGCACAG TTTGCTTTGCGCCTCATGGCGTTCGGACAGATCCACAAGGTGTTGGGGATGAACCGCCTGTCAACTAAAGTGGGGCACATGTACAGCGACACACTCATCT cccaAACCACAGCACCAGGGCTGAGTGTGGTGAAGCGCCCGCTGGAGTCGACCACGGAGGAGGAGTCAAGCAGCAGTAAAGTCCCTCGCAAAG agCTTGTTGTGGTCGAGCCCAGTAATGCAGTGATGATCCTGAACCAGCTGCACCCGGGCCTGCTGTATCGCCTCATGTCCCAAACCGGCCCTGAACACAGTCCCCAGTTCACCATGGCCATCGAGGTGAAGGGAAAGAGCTACGAGGCCACGGGGTCGTCGAAACGCAACGCCAAACTGCTGGTCGCCCAAAAa gccCTTCACGCTCTAGGTGTACTGGTCACACCCACAGAGACCACACCTACAAACCAAACAAATCAGACGGGAGATCAGGAGACGGTTGTCACGGGAACCAACAGACCTGCGAGTGCTGGGGGGGATGGAGTGGAG gttacCCTACAGGGCGGTCCGATTCTCACTAAACACGGGAAAAACCCAGTGATGGAGCTGAATGAAAAGAGGCGGAGTCTGAAGTATGAGGTCGTCTCTGTGAAAGGACGATTTAATGACAAGATCTTCACcattgag gtggaGGTAGATGGAGAAAAGTTTCAAGGTTCAGGATCTAATAAGAAGGTAGCGAAGGCGAACGCTGCTCTGGCTGCTCTGGAGAAACTCTTCCCCAATGACAACCCTGAGagtcagaagaagaagaaattcccactgatg agtTATGGTGGAATGGGCGGGGTCTCATTTACTGCTGGGCGTGGCAGGGGAAGAGGGCGGGGCAGAGGATTTATCACCAAGGGCTCCACTTTTAAAG gttctCAGGAGGACCAGAGTGTCTCGGACTCGCACACACCGGTCTATCAGGCCGTCCCGCCCCCCAGCAGCGGGTACTACAGTCAGCACAGTCACGAGTACGGTCAGTACAGAAAGAACCCGCAGAACCAGAACTCTGGGCAGAACCAGGAGTCTCTGGTGGGACCTGATTATGGATACGGCTACCAGAACACGCAGAACTACAACTATGggg CCTACTCTAATCAGTCCACATTTGGGAGCGGTGGACCTGGAGCAGAGAATTATGGGTACCAGCAGAGCGCCTACCCGAACCTCGGTGgctacagcagcagcaacacAAACTACAGCTACAAATAA